CAAATTCTTTGGCCCAAACGCCTCTGGCAAGAGCTCTTTAAAAGTATAAACACTTTTTAATTCTTTCAAGTTGCCAATCCAAATTTGTGTTTTGTCATTGAAAAACTCTGCCATCACTTGTCTGCACATTCCGCATGGCGGAGTTTGCATTTCGGTGTCTGTCACGACCACGATGTGCTTGAACTTCTTATCACCATTCTTGACGGCTTCAACAATGGCTACACGCTCCGCGCAGATCGTTCCGCCGTAACTTGCATTTTCTACGTTTGTTCCCACGTAGATTTCGCCTGCATTAGTGACAAGCGCGCTGCCCACTTTAAATTTTGAATAAGGGCTGTACGAATTGAGTCTTATGGCCACTGCTTTTTTGTGAGCTTTCTTTACGACATCAGGGATTTTCATTTTTACTCCAATGATTATGTTACGCTCTGATTTCATACTTTAAGAAACGACAATCGATTGGTCCATTGAAAACTGGAATGCGAAGCGTAGATTTTAAACCTAGAAGTTGCACCAACTCCTTATGGCCAGACAAAATCCAACATTCCCAACCCTTGAAGTTTGTTTTGAGAGAAAAACCAAGATCACGGTAAACATCTTTTAGATTTTCATCATTTCCTAAACGTTCCCCATAAGGTGGATTGACGATCAAAATCCCTGTCTCACATGGAGGCGT
This genomic window from Bdellovibrionota bacterium contains:
- the cdd gene encoding cytidine deaminase encodes the protein MKIPDVVKKAHKKAVAIRLNSYSPYSKFKVGSALVTNAGEIYVGTNVENASYGGTICAERVAIVEAVKNGDKKFKHIVVVTDTEMQTPPCGMCRQVMAEFFNDKTQIWIGNLKELKSVYTFKELLPEAFGPKNLR